A DNA window from Ctenopharyngodon idella isolate HZGC_01 chromosome 8, HZGC01, whole genome shotgun sequence contains the following coding sequences:
- the tmem51a gene encoding transmembrane protein 51a yields the protein MVRFGSMSYSDQTPPSPSRTSNSNSGAQYATAALGVGLIALGIVMIVWSVVPAGSGGNSSNSGTNPSQVRETSSVAFVLVGGGVALLLLSVCLSVRNKRRAARGQEAGSTPANTQEEGATMDQLAQNYMVPTYEEVVMSGQYPISQSSERHNSVTQLPAYEELEEGLNTVDDGSSPSRRPSSQIDPSTGAGGRRNSRPGRKLIPLKMRRIRSDNLRRKSLGDIQQSNVFTIEPLTPPPQYDDKIPPLPPNTQE from the exons ATGGTAAGGTTTGGAAGTATGTCCTACAGCGACCAGACTCCACCCAGCCCCAGCAGGACCAGCAACAGTAACTCTGGGGCGCAGTATGCTACTGCCGCGCTGGGCGTGGGCCTCATTGCTCTGGGGATTGTCATGATTGTGTGGAGCGTGGTGCCGGCGGGGTCCGGAGGGAACAGCTCCAATTCGGGAACGAACCCCAGTCAAGTTAGGGAGACCTCGTCCGTGGCTTTCGTCCTAGTGGGGGGAGGAGTggcgctgctgctgctgtctgtaTGTCTGAGTGTACGGAACAAACGCCGAGCAGCCAGGGGACAGGAAGCCGGCAGTACACCCGCTAACACACAGGAGGAGGGGGCTAC AATGGACCAACTAGCTCAGAACTACATGGTCCCCACTTATGAGGAGGTGGTTATGAGTGGCCAGTATCCCATCAGTCAGTCCTCTGAGCGCCACAACAGTGTCACACAGCTGCCAGCCTATGAGGAGCTAGAGGAAGGCCTGAACACCGTGGATGATGGATCCAGCCCATCACGCAGACCTTCATCCCAAATCGACCCCAGCACTGGAGCGGGTGGACGCAGAAATAGCCGTCCCGGTCGCAAGCTGATTCCCCTTAAAATGAGGCGCATCAGATCTGACAACCTAAGAAGGAAAAGCTTAGGCGATATCCAGCAGAGCAACGTGTTCACCATCGAACCCCTCACTCCGCCCCCACAGTATGATGATAAGATCCCTCCACTTCCTCCTAACACACAAGAGTGA